A single window of Rhodococcus jostii RHA1 DNA harbors:
- a CDS encoding NAD(P)-dependent alcohol dehydrogenase gives MQVTAALSRGPDSPFTLETVELDEPRADEVLVRIVATGLCHTDLFTKASLPHALGPAVLGHEGAGIVVDVGSRVNGVTPGDHVILSYRHCGDCDQCRSAGPAYCVDAHRLNSSGRRADGSATITQNGEPVRAAFFGQSSFAEHVLATADNVVVVDKSVDLAAAAPLGCGFQTGAGAVLNVLRPGNDSSLVVFGAGSVGFAALLAARSVGVATLLAVDPVPARRALAEEFGAVAIDPGSQDVVAAIRAATGGGATHTLDTTGIPAVIGQALSSLMARGSAVVVGLGAPEVTVNIQDLMLSGKTLRGCVEGDSSVQQFIPQLLALHADGKFPFDRLVTEYRFDDINRAVADQAAGTVIKPVLVW, from the coding sequence ATGCAGGTCACAGCAGCGCTCTCACGCGGACCCGATTCTCCGTTCACACTGGAGACGGTCGAACTCGACGAGCCCCGCGCGGACGAAGTCCTGGTGCGCATCGTCGCCACCGGCCTGTGCCACACGGACCTCTTCACCAAGGCGTCCCTCCCCCATGCCCTCGGCCCCGCCGTCCTCGGGCACGAAGGTGCCGGGATCGTCGTGGACGTCGGGTCACGTGTGAATGGGGTGACGCCCGGTGATCACGTGATTCTCAGCTACCGCCACTGCGGCGACTGCGACCAGTGCCGAAGCGCGGGTCCGGCGTACTGCGTCGATGCGCACCGGCTGAACAGTTCGGGCCGGCGCGCGGACGGTTCCGCCACCATCACCCAGAACGGCGAGCCCGTGCGCGCCGCGTTCTTCGGCCAGTCCAGCTTCGCCGAGCACGTCCTCGCGACGGCCGACAACGTCGTGGTCGTCGACAAGTCCGTCGACCTCGCCGCCGCGGCGCCGCTCGGCTGCGGATTCCAGACGGGTGCGGGCGCGGTACTGAACGTGCTCCGGCCGGGCAACGATTCGAGTCTGGTCGTCTTCGGCGCGGGCAGCGTCGGGTTCGCCGCCCTGCTCGCCGCCCGATCAGTCGGCGTCGCAACGCTTCTCGCAGTCGATCCGGTCCCCGCACGCCGTGCGCTCGCGGAGGAATTCGGCGCGGTTGCGATCGATCCCGGATCGCAGGACGTGGTCGCCGCGATCCGTGCGGCGACCGGTGGGGGCGCCACCCACACCCTGGACACGACCGGGATCCCCGCCGTCATCGGCCAGGCCTTGTCGTCCCTGATGGCGCGCGGCAGCGCGGTGGTCGTCGGGCTGGGTGCGCCCGAAGTGACCGTGAACATTCAGGATCTGATGCTGAGCGGCAAGACCCTCCGCGGCTGCGTCGAGGGCGATTCGTCGGTGCAGCAGTTCATCCCGCAGTTGCTGGCGCTGCACGCGGACGGGAAGTTCCCGTTCGACCGTCTCGTCACCGAGTATCGATTCGACGACATCAACCGCGCCGTCGCCGATCAGGCCGCGGGCACGGTGATCAAGCCCGTGCTCGTGTGGTGA
- a CDS encoding DUF4334 domain-containing protein, with protein sequence MDIDRARTTFHELRGRESGVSPDELDAVWAALDTVRAEDVLGSWKGDDFATGHRLHEKLFASRWHGKTFHSLEDAKPLICRDADDNLYSDVKAGNGEASLWNIEFRGEVTATMVYDGAPIFDHFKKVDDSTLMGIMNGKSALVLDNGRHYYFLLERD encoded by the coding sequence ATGGACATCGATCGGGCCCGCACCACGTTCCACGAGCTCCGGGGGCGCGAGAGCGGCGTCTCCCCCGACGAACTCGACGCCGTGTGGGCCGCGCTCGACACCGTCAGGGCCGAAGACGTCCTCGGCAGCTGGAAGGGCGACGACTTCGCCACCGGACACCGCCTCCACGAGAAACTGTTCGCGAGCCGCTGGCACGGAAAGACGTTCCACTCCCTCGAGGATGCGAAGCCGTTGATCTGCCGTGACGCGGACGACAACCTCTATTCCGACGTCAAGGCCGGCAACGGCGAAGCGAGCCTGTGGAACATCGAGTTCCGGGGAGAGGTCACGGCGACCATGGTGTACGACGGCGCACCCATCTTCGATCACTTCAAGAAGGTGGACGACTCCACTCTGATGGGCATCATGAACGGCAAGTCCGCACTGGTCCTCGACAACGGCAGGCACTACTACTTCCTGCTCGAAAGAGACTGA
- a CDS encoding TetR family transcriptional regulator: MRTAGEATRERILAAAKEEFAHHGVAGARINRIAETARASKDRLYAYFDSKEALFDAVIAQWIAETTEQTALRGDDLPGYAGRLFDYYVAHPENARLQKWADLEMSEQITDSDARTLALRPKIAEIRRGQQEGFVDPSWNAGELLLVITDIALSLATARGGRKPAGGKSGERTVAQRRQSAVEAVRRLIGAPATAYAPGRG, translated from the coding sequence ATGCGAACAGCGGGAGAAGCCACGCGAGAACGGATCCTCGCCGCGGCCAAGGAGGAGTTCGCTCACCACGGAGTCGCCGGAGCCCGGATCAACCGCATCGCAGAGACGGCCCGAGCGAGCAAGGACCGTCTGTACGCGTACTTCGACAGCAAGGAAGCGCTGTTCGACGCCGTCATCGCGCAGTGGATCGCCGAGACGACGGAGCAGACGGCGCTGCGGGGAGACGATCTGCCGGGCTACGCGGGCCGGTTGTTCGACTACTACGTGGCGCACCCCGAGAACGCGAGGCTGCAGAAGTGGGCCGACCTGGAGATGAGCGAGCAGATCACCGACAGCGATGCGCGGACCCTCGCGCTGCGGCCCAAAATCGCCGAGATCCGGCGAGGTCAGCAGGAGGGGTTCGTCGATCCGTCGTGGAACGCAGGCGAGCTGCTGCTCGTGATCACCGACATCGCCCTGTCGCTGGCCACCGCGCGTGGTGGACGCAAGCCGGCGGGGGGAAAGTCGGGGGAGCGCACGGTGGCACAGCGGCGGCAGAGCGCTGTCGAGGCGGTTCGTCGTCTGATCGGGGCGCCTGCGACGGCCTACGCGCCAGGGCGTGGGTGA
- a CDS encoding TetR/AcrR family transcriptional regulator produces the protein MARQQERARRTRAALVESAAIEFAKRGYAAASVNTILEGSNATKGAMYFHFQSKEELARAVLQSGVEQFTALTDRWTSRTDIGPFEALHGFVIDLAKLFHSSVIVRAEFRLIVEPEFYPDVQSGGSQVWGRTAHEFAIRAQRDGLLRADADPEKFTRVLAASLAGQRYMSDMTSLEGDLGERFAESLEVILAAMASPEWWEKFAREGWPDSGSELPDS, from the coding sequence ATGGCACGTCAGCAGGAGCGTGCGCGACGCACTCGCGCTGCGCTGGTGGAGTCGGCCGCCATCGAATTCGCGAAGCGCGGCTATGCGGCGGCGTCGGTCAACACGATCCTCGAAGGCTCGAACGCCACCAAGGGGGCGATGTACTTCCACTTCCAATCGAAGGAAGAGCTCGCCCGTGCCGTCCTTCAATCCGGAGTGGAGCAATTCACCGCCCTGACCGACAGGTGGACGAGTCGCACGGACATCGGGCCGTTCGAAGCCCTCCACGGTTTCGTGATCGACCTGGCGAAGCTCTTCCATTCCAGCGTCATCGTGCGGGCCGAATTCCGGCTGATCGTCGAACCCGAGTTCTATCCGGACGTGCAGTCCGGCGGATCGCAGGTGTGGGGGCGCACCGCGCACGAGTTCGCGATCCGAGCTCAACGCGACGGTCTGCTGCGCGCCGACGCCGACCCGGAGAAGTTCACCCGGGTGCTGGCGGCGTCGCTCGCCGGCCAGCGGTACATGTCCGACATGACGTCGCTGGAGGGTGACCTCGGCGAGCGGTTCGCGGAATCGCTCGAAGTGATCCTCGCCGCGATGGCTTCACCCGAGTGGTGGGAGAAGTTTGCGAGGGAAGGATGGCCGGATTCCGGTTCGGAACTGCCCGATTCGTAG
- a CDS encoding nuclear transport factor 2 family protein, with protein sequence MSTTTPEIVTRYFRAADAGDLDALTACFTEHGAVTDEGRTVRGHDGIRQWRRDLESKFTYTVEVTGTEAVADDRYVITTTVEGNFPGSPVELKYEFVLSDGLVDTLRIAP encoded by the coding sequence ATGAGCACCACGACACCCGAGATCGTCACGCGCTACTTTCGGGCGGCCGACGCAGGAGACCTCGATGCGCTCACTGCATGCTTCACCGAGCACGGGGCCGTGACCGACGAAGGCCGGACCGTCCGCGGGCACGACGGCATCCGGCAATGGCGCAGGGACCTCGAATCGAAGTTCACCTACACGGTCGAGGTGACCGGAACGGAAGCGGTCGCCGACGACAGGTACGTGATCACCACCACAGTGGAAGGAAATTTCCCCGGAAGCCCGGTGGAATTGAAGTACGAGTTCGTTCTCAGCGACGGCCTCGTCGACACACTGCGGATCGCCCCGTAG
- a CDS encoding TetR/AcrR family transcriptional regulator, whose amino-acid sequence MTTRSVAGNARDRLLNAAAQLLDEAKGKPVSTRAVCDLAGVQAPTLYHHFGSKQGLFDAVVEYGFGQYIRVTNPRGGDPVDDLRHGWDDHVRYGLDNPSFYVLLYGRIAPREPCAVTSVAEAKLLELLIEIARQGRLRVTPAVAAGQFVAANVGMTLHLIAQPEGRADLALSRELRDNVIAGLIRPAPAVTSEASREVVENAQALADALDADAGRSGLSAGELLLMREWLDKLVAAT is encoded by the coding sequence GTGACAACAAGGAGTGTGGCCGGTAACGCCCGGGACCGTCTGCTGAACGCGGCTGCCCAACTGCTCGACGAGGCCAAGGGCAAGCCCGTGTCCACCCGGGCCGTCTGCGACCTCGCCGGCGTGCAGGCTCCGACGCTGTACCACCACTTCGGTAGCAAGCAGGGCCTGTTCGACGCGGTCGTGGAGTACGGGTTCGGCCAGTACATCCGGGTCACGAATCCGCGAGGGGGCGACCCGGTCGACGATCTGCGGCACGGCTGGGACGATCACGTCCGCTACGGGCTCGACAATCCCTCGTTCTACGTCCTGTTGTACGGCCGGATCGCCCCGAGGGAGCCGTGTGCGGTGACATCCGTCGCCGAGGCGAAGCTCCTCGAGTTGCTGATCGAGATCGCGCGGCAGGGACGCTTGCGGGTGACGCCGGCAGTCGCCGCCGGGCAATTCGTGGCGGCGAACGTCGGCATGACCCTGCACCTCATCGCTCAGCCGGAGGGCCGGGCCGACCTCGCCCTGTCACGGGAACTGCGGGACAACGTGATCGCCGGGCTGATCCGGCCGGCACCCGCTGTCACGTCGGAGGCCTCGCGTGAGGTGGTCGAGAACGCCCAGGCGCTCGCTGACGCCCTCGACGCCGACGCGGGGCGGTCCGGGCTGAGCGCCGGCGAACTTCTCCTGATGCGGGAATGGCTCGACAAGCTGGTGGCAGCCACCTAG
- a CDS encoding alpha/beta fold hydrolase, with the protein MIRLRDGRLMGIAEYGDPGGFTVVNAHGGLAGRLDVAAADRSARDAGIRLLSPDRPGIGLSDPQPGRTVLDWVRDVEDLVNHLGVGRFGVMGWSMGGQYALAVGSGVASRVTSVAVIAGALPLTESGVFAQLPAGDRAFTRLSQHAPLVARICFRVMGGVALRAPQLFRRLGARDLGAADAAVLRSEPVRNFSLMSGEALRTAPGMVEDYCAWMRPWGFAPEDLAVPVDVWGGSEDELVPTHWPPALARRIPGATLNIRTGGHFMAHLHYREIFDTLRRRSEG; encoded by the coding sequence GTGATCCGCCTGCGCGACGGACGCCTGATGGGTATCGCGGAGTACGGCGACCCCGGCGGATTCACGGTCGTGAACGCGCACGGCGGACTCGCCGGCCGCCTCGACGTCGCGGCCGCCGACCGGAGTGCCCGCGACGCGGGGATCCGTCTCCTGTCCCCCGACCGTCCCGGGATCGGACTGTCGGATCCGCAGCCGGGCCGGACGGTGCTCGACTGGGTCCGGGACGTCGAAGACCTCGTGAATCACCTCGGCGTCGGCCGTTTCGGTGTCATGGGGTGGTCGATGGGCGGACAGTACGCGCTCGCGGTGGGCTCCGGGGTCGCGTCGCGCGTGACCAGTGTCGCGGTGATCGCCGGGGCTCTGCCCCTCACCGAATCGGGGGTGTTCGCCCAGCTTCCCGCCGGGGACCGCGCGTTCACCCGGCTGTCCCAGCACGCCCCGCTGGTGGCGCGGATCTGCTTTCGCGTCATGGGCGGCGTCGCGCTGCGTGCTCCGCAGCTGTTCCGGCGGCTCGGCGCCCGCGACCTCGGTGCCGCGGACGCAGCCGTTCTCCGATCCGAGCCCGTCCGGAACTTCTCGCTCATGTCCGGCGAGGCACTCCGGACGGCGCCCGGGATGGTGGAGGACTATTGCGCGTGGATGCGGCCGTGGGGGTTCGCGCCCGAGGATCTGGCCGTGCCGGTCGACGTCTGGGGTGGAAGCGAGGACGAACTCGTGCCCACGCACTGGCCGCCCGCGCTCGCCCGCCGAATTCCCGGTGCCACGCTGAACATCCGCACCGGTGGCCATTTCATGGCTCACCTGCACTACCGCGAGATCTTCGACACCCTCCGGCGGCGCTCGGAGGGCTAG
- a CDS encoding TetR family transcriptional regulator, which produces MSSAEEPLTAGRDGLLSLLRNGQLPSRGAKAPQRERYQRIVAAAMELASEGGYDAVQMRAIADRAGVALGTVYRYFPSKNHMLVMGLLMVFEGMRSRFEDVAIPGDTPSERILFVLRKNTEVLEKDRPRYEALVRAFMFADASASAELDAFGALMTEMFAKTIGVEQISDDQLNAIRVIGDVWMSSLVSWVAGRISVDEVMAHLGLAVRLVFRRLGG; this is translated from the coding sequence ATGAGCAGTGCTGAAGAGCCGCTGACGGCGGGCCGCGACGGACTCCTGTCGTTGCTTCGCAACGGGCAGCTGCCCTCGCGTGGGGCCAAGGCCCCGCAGCGGGAGCGTTACCAGCGGATCGTCGCCGCGGCGATGGAACTCGCCTCCGAGGGCGGGTACGACGCCGTGCAGATGCGGGCCATCGCCGATCGGGCGGGAGTCGCGCTGGGCACCGTGTACCGCTACTTCCCATCGAAGAACCACATGCTGGTGATGGGCCTGCTGATGGTGTTCGAGGGAATGCGGTCCCGGTTCGAGGACGTCGCGATCCCTGGGGACACGCCGTCCGAGCGGATCCTGTTCGTCCTCCGGAAGAACACGGAAGTCCTCGAGAAGGACCGGCCCCGATACGAGGCCCTGGTGCGGGCGTTCATGTTCGCGGACGCGTCGGCTTCGGCCGAACTGGATGCGTTCGGCGCCCTGATGACCGAGATGTTCGCCAAGACCATCGGTGTCGAGCAGATCTCCGACGACCAGTTGAACGCCATCCGCGTGATCGGCGACGTCTGGATGTCGAGCCTGGTGTCCTGGGTGGCCGGCCGCATCTCGGTGGACGAGGTGATGGCGCACCTCGGGCTCGCGGTCCGTCTCGTGTTCCGGCGCCTCGGCGGCTGA
- a CDS encoding ABC transporter ATP-binding protein: MSEQTTKPLLSLRNVQSGYGDLRVVWDVSLDVWPGKVTALLGRNGAGKTSTLRAISGLNKVSAGTIEFDGRDISKAAPHRRVRRGMAYVQEGKRVFHRQTVEQNLILGGYVRKMRRSAVREEVARIYDLFPVLGRKRGLLAGALSGGQQQMLAIGQALMADPTLLLLDEPSGGLAPVIVNEVMERVTVLKESGLAVLLVEQAVDAAMSVADHVTVLDVGRVVMDADAGGIDDRAVIRDAYFGRVG; this comes from the coding sequence ATGAGCGAGCAGACGACGAAACCCCTACTGAGCCTGCGGAATGTACAGTCCGGCTACGGCGACCTCCGGGTGGTGTGGGACGTCTCGCTCGACGTGTGGCCCGGCAAGGTCACGGCGTTGCTCGGGCGGAACGGCGCAGGGAAGACCAGCACCCTGCGTGCCATCTCGGGACTGAACAAGGTTTCCGCGGGAACGATCGAGTTCGACGGCCGCGACATCTCGAAGGCGGCGCCGCACCGGCGGGTCCGCCGGGGAATGGCATACGTGCAGGAGGGAAAGAGGGTGTTCCACCGACAGACCGTGGAACAGAACCTGATTCTCGGCGGGTACGTCCGCAAGATGAGACGGTCGGCCGTACGCGAGGAGGTGGCGCGCATCTATGACTTGTTCCCCGTCCTCGGCCGGAAACGTGGCCTGCTCGCGGGTGCGCTGTCCGGCGGGCAGCAGCAGATGCTGGCAATCGGGCAGGCGCTGATGGCCGACCCCACCCTGCTTCTGCTCGACGAGCCTTCCGGCGGACTGGCGCCCGTGATCGTCAACGAAGTGATGGAACGCGTGACCGTGCTGAAGGAATCCGGGCTGGCGGTACTCCTCGTCGAGCAGGCGGTCGACGCTGCGATGAGCGTGGCCGACCACGTCACGGTCCTCGACGTCGGACGCGTCGTCATGGATGCGGACGCGGGCGGGATCGACGACAGAGCGGTGATTCGCGACGCCTACTTCGGACGCGTCGGCTGA
- a CDS encoding ABC transporter permease subunit — protein MSLWRLIRSVPSWLFPLALGLLVLFLPEFGLDFALSRQVQLACILALVVSGLNLGLGYAGELALGQAAMYAAGAYTAGLMSIAGYTDIVLQLIASGVVALAVGIVTGIPGLRLGSWSLAMTSFFLVLLVPDIIAVFGDTTGGRNGLSGIEPATLFGEVVDSDRFYMVVVIVAILWFAVMRNLVVSRHGIAFRTLKQSPVLASSVGISVFRMKLLGYAIGAFPAGLAGALFANIDMYVSPEAFGFTFATAVLAACILGGATSVYGAAVGAAIMQLGPNQSSEFQQYALVFYGGFLILGGVLLSGGLAKVAKQATARLDRAAGLTGSRTGTRPAETDRSAMDPMSGRTLVVDGISKAFGGNKALDNASLRAEPGTITALIGPNGSGKTTMLNMICGFYRPDSGRILIGDNEVQGRAPEQVARCGVARTFQTPDIPDGVTVLEAVASGRYSTDRVSMLSTVLRLPRHHKVRAGDIAEAERALDIVGLSHLRDETATALPLGMRRLLEVARSVVAEPRLLLLDEVASGLDEDEVERLAGLIRQLRDAGCTIVLVEHNFRLVLALADTIVVLAQGHVIAAGAPSEIEHNPRVLSEYLGVVAEGTELAGEATS, from the coding sequence ATGTCCTTGTGGCGCCTCATTCGATCGGTTCCGAGTTGGCTCTTCCCGCTCGCCCTCGGCCTCCTCGTGCTGTTCCTGCCGGAGTTCGGTCTCGACTTCGCGCTGTCCCGCCAGGTGCAACTCGCCTGCATCCTCGCGCTGGTCGTCAGCGGACTCAACCTCGGTCTCGGCTATGCGGGTGAACTCGCGCTCGGCCAGGCCGCGATGTACGCGGCCGGGGCGTATACCGCAGGGCTCATGTCCATCGCCGGTTACACGGACATCGTGCTGCAGTTGATCGCCTCGGGTGTGGTCGCGCTCGCGGTGGGCATCGTCACCGGCATCCCCGGATTGCGGCTCGGCAGTTGGTCATTGGCGATGACCTCGTTCTTCCTCGTTCTCCTCGTACCGGACATCATCGCCGTCTTCGGCGATACCACCGGTGGCCGGAACGGACTCAGCGGCATCGAACCGGCAACCCTGTTCGGTGAAGTAGTGGACTCCGACCGGTTCTACATGGTCGTCGTGATCGTCGCGATCCTCTGGTTCGCGGTCATGCGCAACCTCGTGGTCTCCCGGCACGGTATCGCGTTCCGCACACTGAAACAGAGCCCGGTACTGGCCTCCTCGGTGGGTATCTCGGTGTTCCGGATGAAACTGCTCGGTTATGCGATCGGCGCGTTCCCCGCCGGCCTCGCAGGCGCATTGTTCGCGAACATCGACATGTACGTCTCTCCCGAGGCGTTCGGGTTCACCTTCGCGACGGCAGTTCTGGCGGCGTGCATCCTCGGTGGCGCGACGAGCGTCTACGGCGCCGCGGTCGGGGCGGCGATCATGCAGCTCGGTCCGAACCAGTCGTCCGAGTTCCAGCAGTACGCGCTGGTCTTCTACGGTGGATTCCTGATACTCGGCGGCGTCCTCCTCAGTGGTGGCCTCGCGAAGGTCGCCAAACAGGCCACGGCGCGGTTGGACCGGGCGGCAGGCCTGACCGGCAGTCGAACAGGAACCCGCCCCGCGGAGACGGATCGATCCGCGATGGACCCGATGTCGGGTCGGACGCTCGTGGTCGACGGCATCTCGAAGGCATTCGGCGGCAACAAGGCACTCGACAACGCGTCGCTGCGTGCGGAACCCGGCACCATCACCGCACTGATCGGACCGAACGGTTCGGGCAAGACCACGATGCTGAACATGATCTGCGGGTTCTACCGTCCCGACAGCGGGCGAATCCTGATCGGTGACAACGAAGTCCAGGGCAGGGCGCCGGAACAGGTCGCCAGATGCGGCGTGGCACGAACCTTCCAGACACCAGACATCCCCGACGGCGTCACTGTTCTCGAGGCCGTGGCCTCGGGTCGATACAGCACCGATCGAGTGTCGATGCTCTCGACCGTGTTGCGGCTTCCCCGCCACCACAAGGTCCGCGCCGGCGATATCGCCGAGGCGGAACGCGCGCTCGACATCGTGGGGCTGTCGCATCTCCGCGACGAGACCGCCACCGCACTTCCCCTGGGAATGCGGAGGCTTCTCGAGGTCGCCCGGTCGGTGGTCGCCGAGCCACGGCTTCTGCTGCTCGACGAAGTGGCGTCCGGCCTCGACGAGGACGAAGTGGAACGGCTCGCCGGCCTGATCCGCCAGCTCAGGGATGCCGGATGCACGATCGTGCTGGTCGAGCACAACTTCCGCTTGGTACTGGCACTCGCCGACACCATCGTCGTACTCGCCCAGGGACACGTCATCGCCGCGGGTGCGCCGTCCGAGATCGAACACAACCCGCGCGTACTCAGCGAATACCTCGGCGTGGTCGCCGAGGGCACGGAACTGGCCGGAGAGGCGACCTCATGA
- a CDS encoding branched-chain amino acid ABC transporter permease translates to MTIVWSGLALGAVYTLVAIGYNIVFISSHTFNFAQAQLMMVGTFVAYTGLVTLKLPILVVAVTATATVTILAGIEEIVAVRPVRDHQNQLVTTLGAATLINGATQLIWGSEPLTVPFFGSNDPITALGGRTYPVEIVLLILAIVLVVVLGRVGTRTMTGLALLGISEDREAALLRGVNVRALALGAFAFSGALAGFLGLFVGPKTFAVATLGSALAIKGFVALAIGGFGSLPGALVGGLTVGLVESFAALELGSQYSNIAVFVVLIAILMVRPAGLFGRVRERVV, encoded by the coding sequence ATGACCATCGTCTGGTCGGGCCTCGCGCTGGGGGCGGTCTACACGCTCGTCGCGATCGGCTACAACATCGTCTTCATCTCGTCCCACACGTTCAACTTCGCTCAGGCCCAGCTGATGATGGTCGGAACCTTCGTCGCCTACACCGGGCTGGTCACCCTGAAGTTGCCGATCCTCGTCGTGGCGGTGACAGCGACGGCCACGGTGACGATCCTGGCCGGCATCGAGGAGATCGTCGCAGTCCGGCCGGTCCGGGATCACCAGAATCAGCTCGTCACCACACTTGGCGCCGCGACACTGATCAACGGTGCGACGCAACTGATCTGGGGAAGCGAACCGCTCACCGTCCCGTTCTTCGGTTCGAACGATCCGATCACGGCACTCGGCGGCCGCACGTATCCGGTCGAGATCGTGCTGCTCATTCTGGCGATCGTGCTGGTGGTCGTGCTCGGCCGGGTTGGCACACGGACCATGACCGGTCTCGCCCTCCTGGGCATCTCCGAGGACCGCGAAGCCGCCCTGCTGCGCGGTGTCAACGTCCGGGCGCTCGCCCTCGGTGCGTTCGCCTTTTCCGGCGCGCTCGCCGGATTCCTCGGGCTCTTCGTCGGTCCCAAGACGTTCGCGGTGGCCACCCTGGGTTCGGCGCTGGCCATCAAGGGCTTCGTCGCATTGGCGATCGGCGGGTTCGGCTCGCTCCCCGGCGCACTGGTCGGGGGTCTCACCGTCGGTCTCGTCGAGTCGTTCGCAGCTCTCGAGCTGGGTAGCCAGTACAGCAACATCGCGGTCTTCGTGGTCCTCATCGCGATCCTCATGGTGCGTCCGGCCGGACTGTTCGGCCGGGTGCGGGAACGGGTGGTGTGA
- a CDS encoding ABC transporter substrate-binding protein, whose protein sequence is MRIRSTALTAALAVTALALTGCSGAGADSAGAADGPYRVLVTGGISGQGALAANAQTSVLAAKASAEAVNLAGGVGGRQVEITVVDDAGDATTAVSKLREAIASGKKPDLFLNSGPSTITTATLPILAQNKILSFNIGPTEDSANPEKYPLNFDLASGPAENAETIARYIKGKGYQSVGVVHGSSAYGEVFGQAMDDALSGEGVSSTGSEEYDTAALDMTAQLQSLKNRGTQALVVDAYGAPLGYLLASLQRLDWNIPLVGNTSVAGTSLVSKAAPEGVLGTPATANLVMHVLSSTVYDANDTAVNTMVDNMKAMGDIPSTLILADNYDALPLVVAAANKAGSSSDPEALADALENQEVLDSAETAFSPSYHFSADSHASKPGDEAYKFVPPSPLLNGQYGNPSA, encoded by the coding sequence ATGCGAATTCGATCCACAGCTCTCACTGCGGCGCTCGCCGTGACCGCACTCGCGCTCACCGGCTGTTCCGGCGCGGGCGCAGACTCCGCCGGCGCCGCAGACGGCCCGTACCGGGTGCTCGTGACCGGCGGAATCAGCGGGCAGGGTGCGCTCGCCGCGAATGCTCAGACGTCCGTGCTCGCAGCGAAAGCCAGCGCCGAGGCGGTGAACCTGGCCGGCGGCGTCGGCGGACGCCAAGTGGAGATCACCGTCGTCGACGACGCGGGCGACGCCACCACCGCCGTGTCCAAGCTGCGGGAGGCCATCGCGTCGGGAAAGAAGCCCGACCTCTTCCTCAACTCCGGCCCGTCGACCATCACCACCGCGACCCTGCCGATCCTCGCGCAGAACAAGATCCTCTCGTTCAACATCGGGCCCACCGAGGATTCGGCGAATCCGGAGAAGTACCCGCTCAACTTCGACCTCGCGTCGGGGCCGGCCGAGAACGCCGAGACCATCGCGCGATACATCAAGGGCAAGGGATATCAGTCCGTCGGCGTCGTCCACGGGAGCAGCGCCTACGGTGAAGTGTTCGGACAGGCGATGGACGACGCGCTGAGCGGTGAAGGTGTGAGCAGCACCGGATCCGAGGAGTACGACACCGCCGCCCTCGACATGACGGCGCAGCTGCAATCGCTGAAGAACCGGGGCACGCAGGCGCTGGTCGTGGACGCCTACGGGGCGCCACTCGGATATCTTCTCGCGAGCCTTCAGCGGCTCGACTGGAACATTCCGCTCGTCGGCAACACCTCGGTCGCGGGGACGTCACTGGTTTCGAAGGCTGCACCGGAAGGCGTGCTCGGCACTCCGGCAACGGCGAATCTGGTCATGCACGTCCTCTCGAGCACCGTCTACGACGCCAACGACACCGCTGTCAACACCATGGTCGACAACATGAAGGCCATGGGCGACATCCCGTCGACGCTGATCCTCGCCGACAACTACGACGCACTGCCCCTCGTCGTGGCCGCCGCGAACAAGGCCGGATCTTCTTCCGACCCCGAAGCTCTCGCCGACGCGCTCGAGAACCAGGAAGTCCTCGACAGCGCCGAAACCGCGTTCTCCCCCTCCTATCACTTCTCGGCAGACTCACATGCGTCGAAACCCGGAGACGAGGCGTACAAGTTCGTGCCTCCGAGCCCACTCCTCAACGGCCAGTACGGAAACCCGAGCGCGTGA